A region of Epinephelus fuscoguttatus linkage group LG1, E.fuscoguttatus.final_Chr_v1 DNA encodes the following proteins:
- the fancd2 gene encoding Fanconi anemia group D2 protein, which produces MLRRKRRSSLDKGEGAPTTTKAKKSRSTGRQPKEPAPEVTNESVFAVFLREAGVTLKQGGTSNEIAVDQVVFQKRIQKQLKKSPRYPGIVQEFTTGLESHIEDPERFRNCLLPCVPRLSDGDSSRVSSFQESLLRMLLGIEMLQTFVINLLLEKLPEFMLDGAGDGGLSIPHTIINQLKWLDRVVDSKELAVKLMELVSVAPVEVQRDIITSLPEILEDSQHNDIARELNSLLQENTQLTVPILDALSSLNLSSSLLKEVRGAVMATLAAVQLEDLPVVVKFILHSVSASDAYEVVCHLRKKLELEQCVLPPGLQASQNLLKSKGSAASSSAPAAGSSQDCVTLTLDGIKSAVRFQKTVSEAWLKAIESVDEEENHKVIDLLVLLILHSTNANQSRRGAERLLKVKVRTGLIQEALLQRTFRDYAQVMRGYFTSILALAQSLLRSPDPCVVPFGGHMYRHSFTAFDSYCQQEVVGSLVTHVCSGVGGEVDMALELLCGLVTEKPSEMALYAVFVKGILDYMDNLTPQQIRRLFHLLSRLAFGQQQQGAHIQDDMHIVIRKQLSSTVPKYKRIGIIGAIMIVGSMGASRPKVKESQKGVLPQETLRQVTALLELVKSSSESSPEAAALFYDELANLILSSTLDPQVQETIGQSALQDFQDDFAVDLGPEISGSFLFKPHVMYNLYEGNVAIAINLLPLLANDVQNKGEQHSQVDKAHKGRRVSPLCLAPFFRLLRLCEEKQNQGDLEEIDALLGCPLILTDMDVVEKMESLSKAEREFLCTLLFHTINWFREVVNAFCTQKETESKMKVMTRLQNITYLQTLLERALAGTPGYVPPVANFDGESTDGVTLSSAALVSKAKKDGTGKKRKAPAKDSSEISQLDESTEADKTQQEQPEKEKEKEIRQGVSLASYRPFFRELDMEVLSVLQCGLLSRSLLDSELHTKVREEVLLGPAELVFLLEDMLRKLEFSLTAAPAKRLPFLKAKADKSTGFSHLQQRSSKDIASCCVQLLPALCTHLENCHNHFQTLLSENNGIVDGPATDVQEYQLMSSAYQLLLQVLNTTFSWSGFSQPGQRSLLKKALGVLANRLKEGSPELTLEQLVKHGFEYLVNFRSTMPNLSTALSLSQLLSTVSERGGNPVAYREQTASLAKRFLSQDWVTASGEKERGNKFNEALHALLSIYLEHVDDVLKAVEEIAGEGIPELLNASKDESSSSWPTLSRQTFLVFYKVLMAELEKAVRKIPAGKAGDSTEAQSEKLLTWNLAVRDFHILVNLVKVFDSRPVLNVCLKYGRLFLESFLKLGMPLLDNSFKRHMEDVQGLLKTFQLSTRQLHHMCGHSKIHQDTSLTNHVPALKKSLELFVYRVKAMLTLHNCQEAFWIGNLKNRNLKGEEILSQRSQESEDEEEEEEENAPLPEDQSDDEAQETDSEQSTKVQRGEDVDQDDITDDSD; this is translated from the exons aTGTTGCGCAGAAAGCGACGCTCCTCTTTGGATAAAGGAGAGGGAGCGCCCACAACCACCA AGGCAAAGAAGAGCCGCAGCACTGGTCGCCAACCAAAGGAACCTGCTCCAGAAGTGACAAATGAAAGTGTGTTTGCCGTCTTTCTCCGAGAAGCAGGTGTCACCTTGAAACAAGGTGGCACATCCAATGAGATTG CTGTTGACCAAGTAGTTTTCCAAAAAAGGATCCAGAAGCAATTAAAAAAGAGTCCCAGGTACCCCGGG ATTGTACAGGAATTCACCACTGGACTGGAGTCTCATATTGAGGACCCTGAGCGGTTCAGGAACTGCCTTCTTCCGTGTGTCCCACGATTGTCTGATGGAGACTCTAG TCGTGTCAGCTCATTCCAAGAAAGTCTGCTCCGCATGCTGTTGGGGATTGAGATGCTGCAG ACTTTTGTCATTAACCTTTTGCTTGAGAAGCTCCCTGAATTTATGCTTGATGG CGCTGGAGATGGAGGTCTCAGTATTCCTCACACAATTATTAACCAGCTGAAGTGGCTAGACCGAGTTGTGGACAGCAAG GAGTTGGCAGTGAAGCTCATGGAGCTGGTGTCGGTAGCACCGGTGGAGGTTCAGCGTGACATCATCACCAGTCTGCCAGAGATACTGGAAGACTCCCAGCACAATGATATAGCCAGAGAGCTCAA CTCTTTACTCCAGGAGAACACTCAGCTGACTGTCCCCATCCTGGATGCCCTTTCCAGTCTGAACCTCAGCTCCTCATTACTTAAAGAG GTTCGTGGAGCCGTTATGGCCACTCTGGCTGCCGTGCAGCTGGAGGATCTACCTGTGGTGGTCAAGTTCATCCTGCACTCTGTCTCAGCCTCTGATGCTTATGAG GTGGTGTGTCACCTTCGTAAAAAGCTGGAGTTGGAGCAGTGTGTTCTTCCTCCTGGGCTGCAGGCCTCCCAAAATCTCTTGAAGAGCAAAGGATCAGCAGC GTCCTCTTCCGCACCAGCAGCTGGCAGCAGTCAGGACTGTGTTACATTGACACTGGACGGCATCAAGTCAGCAGTGCGATTCCAGAAAACAGTATCTGAGGCTTGGCTCAAG GCAATAGAATCAGTGGACGAAGAGGAGAACCATAAG GTAATAGATCTGCTGGTGCTGCTCATCCTCCACTCCACCAATGCCAACCAGAGCCGGCGGGGGGCGGAGAGGCTGCTGAAGGTGAAAGTGAGGACAGGACTGATCCAGGAGGCTCTGCTCCAGAGGACCTTCAGGGACTATGCTCAG GTCATGCGAGGGTACTTCACCTCCATCCTGGCCCTGGCTCAGAGTCTGTTGCGCTCCCCCGACCCTTGTGTGGTGCCTTTTGGTGGACACATGTACCGACACTCATTCACCGCTTTTGACTCTTACTGCCAGCAG GAGGTGGTGGGCTCTTTAGTGACCCATGTGTGCAGTGGTGTAGGTGGGGAGGTGGACATGGCTCTGGAGCTACTCTGCGGCCTGGTCACAGAAAAGCCCTCAGAGATGGCTCTGTATGCCGTCTTTGTCAAG GGAATCTTGGACTACATGGACAACCTCACACCCCAGCAGATCCGCAGACTCTTTCACCTCCTGAGCCGACTGGCCTTTGGGCAACAGCAGCAGGGAGCTCACATTCAG GATGACATGCACATAGTGATCCGAAAACAGCTGTCCAGCACTGTGCCCAAGTACAAGCGCATTGGCATCATTGGTGCTATCATGATTGTAGGCAGCATGGGGGCCTCCAG GCCTAAAGTGAAGGAGTCACAGAAAGGGGTGTTACCTCAGGAGACGCTCAGACAG GTGACCGCCCTGTTGGAGCTGGTGAAGTCCAGCAGTGAAAGCTCACCTGAGGCTGCAGCTCTGTTCTATGATGAACTAGCCAACCTGATCCTGAGCTCTACCCTAGACCCACAGGTGCAG GAAACGATCGGACAGAGCGCCTTGCAAGACTTCCAGGATGACTTTGCGGTTGATCTAGGCCCAGAAATATCGGG CTCCTTTCTCTTCAAGCCCCATGTAATGTACAACCTGTATGAAGGTAACGTAGCCATCGCCATCAACCTGCTGCCTCTACTGGCTAATGATGTTCAGAACAAAGGAGAACAGCATAGTCAAGTCGACAAGGCACACAA ggGCAGGCGAGTGTCTCCTCTCTGCCTGGCTCCGTTTTTCCGCCTCCTGAGACTCTGTGAGGAGAAACAGAACCAGGGAGACCTGGAGGAGATTGACGCACTGCTGG gcTGCCCTCTGATCCTGACAGACATGGACGTGGTAGAGAAAATGGAGAGCCTGTCCAAAGCCGAGAGGGAGTTCCTCTGTActttgctgtttcacaccatcaacTGGTTCAGAGAG GTCGTAAACGCGTTCTGTacacaaaaagaaacagagagtaAGATGAAAGTGATGACCCGTCTGCAGAACATCACCTACCTTCAGACACTGTTAGAGAGGGCTTTGGCTG ggaCACCTGGCTATGTTCCACCTGTTGCCAACTTTGATGGAGAAAGCACAGATGGGGTTACACTTAGTTCTGCCGCTCTTGTCAGTAAGGCAAAGAAAG ATGGCAcaggaaagaagaggaaagcCCCTGCAAAGGACTCCTCAGAGATCTCTCAGCTTGATGAGTCGACCGAAGCAGACAAAACTCAGCAG GAGCAaccagagaaggagaaagaaaaggagatcCGCCAAGGAGTCAGTCTGGCATCCTACAGACCGTTTTTTAGGGAGCTGGATATGGAGGTGCTCAGCGTGCTGCAGTGTGGCCTGCTGTCCCGCTCACTGCTGGACTCTGAGCTCCACACCAAG GTGCGAGAGGAGGTTCTGCTGGGTCCTGCTGAGCTGGTGTTCCTGCTGGAGGATATGCTCCGCAAACTGGAGTTCAGTCTTACAGCTGCCCCAGCCAAGAGACTCCCTTTCCTCAAG GCAAAGGCTGATAAGAGCACAGGCTTCTCCCATCTACAACAGAGGAGCTCCAAGGATATCGCTTCCTGCTGTGTCCAGCTGCTGCCCGCCCTCTGTACACACCTGGAGAACTGCCACAATCATTTTCAG ACACTGTTGTCTGAGAACAACGGCATCGTGGACGGCCCTGCCACAGATGTTCAAGAGTACCAGCTGATGTCATCAGCCTACCAGCTGCTCCTGCAGGTCCTGAACACCACCTTCAGCTG GTCTGGATTCAGTCAGCCGGGGCAGCGGAGCTTACTGAAGAAGGCTCTGGGAGTTTTGGCCAACAGACTGAAAGAAGGAAGTCCTGAGTTAACCCTGGAGCAGCTTGTAAA ACACGGCTTTGAGTACCTGGTGAACTTCCGCAGCACGATGCCAAATCTGAGCACAGCCTTGTCTCTCTCCCAGCTTCTGTCAACTGtctcagagagaggagggaaccCTGTTGCCTACAGAGAGCAGACGG cttCCCTGGCGAAACGTTTCCTGAGCCAAGACTGGGTGACAGCCAGTGGAGAGAAGGAGCGAGGGAACAAATTCAATGAAGCACTTCACGCTCTCCTAAG caTCTACCTGGAGCACGTCGATGATGTTCTGAAGGCAGTGGAGGAGATAGCTGGAGAAGGAATCCCTGAGCTCCTCAATGCATCCAAAGATGAGAGCTCTTCATCATGGCCCACTCTCAGCAG GCAGACGTTCCTGGTGTTCTACAAAGTGTTGATGGCAGAGCTGGAGAAGGCCGTCAGGAAGATTCCTGCTGGCAAAGCCGGTGACAGCACTGAG GCTCAGAGTGAGAAGCTGCTGACATGGAACCTGGCTGTCAGGGATTTTCATATCCTGGTCAACCTGGTTAAG GTGTTTGATTCCAGGCCGGTGCTCAATGTGTGCCTAAAG taTGGCCGCCTTTTCCTGGAGTCTTTCCTGAAGTTGGGGATGCCACTACTGGACAACAGTTTCAAAAGGCACATG gaggATGTCCAGGGCCTGCTAAAAACCTTCCAGCTCAGCACCCGGCAGCTCCATCACATGTGTGGACATTCGAAG ATTCACCAGGATACAAGCCTGACCAACCACGTGCCAGCCTTAAAGAAGAGCCTGgagctgtttgtttacagagTGAAAGCCATGCTGACGCTCCACAACTGTCAGGAGGCATTTTGGATTGGCAACCTGAAGAATCGCAACCTGAAG GGTGAAGAGATTCTTTCTCAGAGGTCACAAGAAAgtgaagatgaggaagaggaggaggaggaaaatgcACCGCTGCCTGAGGACCAGTCAGATGATGAG GCCCAGGAGACAGACTCTGAGCAGAGTACAAAGgtccagagaggagaggacgtGGATCAAGATGACATTACAGATGATTCTGACTGA
- the gpx1b gene encoding glutathione peroxidase 1b — protein MAAKFYDLTAKLLTGGTFNFSSLQGKVVLIENVASLUGTTTRDYTQMNELHERYAGKGLVILGVPCNQFGHQENCKNEEILNSLKYVRPGNGFEPKFQLLEKTEVNGKDAHPLFVFLRDKLPSPSDDSNALMTDPKYIIWSPVCRNDVSWNFEKFLIGPDGVPFKRYSRRFLTIDIEGDIKKLLSQAN, from the exons ATGGCTGCGAAGTTCTACGACCTCACGGCCAAACTGTTAACAGGAGGAACATTTAACTTCTCCTCCCTGCAGGGCAAAGTCGTCCTCATTGAGAACGTCGCGTCTCTCTGAGGTACGACCACCAGGGATTACACCCAGATGAACGAGCTCCACGAGCGCTACGCCGGGAAGGGGCTCGTTATCCTGGGAGTGCCCTGCAACCAGTTCGGCCATCAG GAGAACTGCAAGAATGAAGAAATCCTCAACTCCCTGAAGTACGTCCGTCCTGGAAATGGCTTTGAGCCAAAGTTTCAGCTCCTGGAGAAAACGGAAGTGAACGGGAAAGATGCCCATCCCCTGTTTGTGTTCCTGAGGGACAAGCTCCCGTCTCCCAGTGATGACTCAAACGCCCTGATGACAGACCCTAAATACATCATCTGGAGCCCTGTCTGCAGGAATGACGTGTCCTGGAACTTCGAAAAGTTCCTCATCGGGCCGGATGGCGTGCCGTTCAAGCGCTACAGCAGGAGGTTCCTCACCATCGACATTGAAGGAGACATCAAGAAGCTCCTCAGCCAGGCCAACTAA